The following is a genomic window from Sphingobacterium spiritivorum.
CAATGATCAGAAAAGCCCCAGCTGCCGCCCGCGATTAGGGACCTGAAAAAGATCTGTTCGTATTGTCGGATGATCATTTTTGCCCATGTGTTGTTTCACTGATAAGCGAAACAGATCACGTATACTTTCAGCAAGATTTCCTTCCCCTCTTATCCTTCTTCCGAATTCACTGTCATTCAGTTTTCCATTGTGGCAATCCGCTATCCCATGCAATACCTTGTCTGCACGATCAGGATAATTTTTATACAACCAGTCTTTAAAAATGTCTGCTATAGCACCATTCAACCGGACAATAGTATAGCTGGCAGACCGTGCTCCGGCTGCTGCAGCACTTTTGATCAGTAACGGCATCTCATCGCTGTTGATTCCGGGTACTATAGGCGCAACCATAAGCATTACAGGTACTCCCTTACCAGCCAGCTTTTCAATCAGTTTCAGTCTTGCTGAAGCAGTCACTGTACGTGGCTCCATCTTCTGCCTTACCTCTTCACTCAGGGAATTGATCGTAACCGCTACAGAGATCAATTGCAACTTGGCCAGCTCTTCTATTATATCCAGATCCCGCAACATCAGCGAATTTTTACTGATGATAGAGACCGGATGTCTGTATCTCAACATGATTTCCAGAATAGATCTTGTGATTTTTAGTTTGCGTTCTATAGGTTGATAGCAGTCTGTATTGCCGGAAAGCATAATAGCAGAGGGTTGATAGTTTACATTATTAAATTGTTTTTCCAATAGCCGGGCAGCATCATACTTGACCAGTATCTTGCGTTCAAAATCCAATCCGGCACTGAATCCCCAGTACTCATGCGCATTGCGGGCATAGCAATAAATACAGCCATGCTCACATCCCTGATAAGGGTTAATAGATTGCGTAAAATGAAGATCAGGACTATCTGAAACGGAAATGATTTTTTTGGGATGAGTAGGAATTAACTGAGTGGGGACATGCTCCAGAAAGGGCTCGTCTAACCCTTCAATATGCTCCTGTACATATTGAGATACAAAAAATTTATTATTAGGATTGACCTGTGCACCTCTTCCTTTAAAGTAATTCGACTCTTCCATACTCAAAAATACTAAAAATATTAGCATTTTTTTGAGTGTGGAAGATTTAATTTTTTACATGCTTGAACATCCAGTCATAGATATCATCCTGATGAAAAAGACGCTCCACGCTACCGTGATTTCCTCCCGGAATAATGGTTAACGTTACATCAGCATCAGCATCTACTTTTTTAATAGCATTCACAATTTTCTTGGATTCAGACATCGGTACGATATAATCCTTATTTCCATGTTGTACCCAAAGAGGTACTTTAGCCAGATTTTGTGCATAGCTCAATGTTCCTCCTCCGCAAATGGCGACTGCTGCAGCTATCCTGTCAGGGTATTTCCCCGCTACATCCATCGTACCATATCCACCCATACTCATTCCTGCTACATATATTCTGGAACTGTCGGCATTATATTTTTTGATTGTATAATCTACTACTTCCATTACTTTATCCGGATCCCATCCGCCTCTTGATTGCGGAGCGACGACAATAGCCGGTACTTCCTGGCCCTTAGCCATCGCATAGAGTACTCCGTAGCGGGTTACACGGTTCAGATTTGTTCCGGAAAGACTTCTGCCATGAAGAAATACCAATATAGGAGGCTTATTTTCAAGAATTTCAGCTTTAGGTAGCTGAATCATAAAAGGGTATGCAGTCTCTCCTTTTACCGGACTTGGCTGCGCAACAGTAGTCT
Proteins encoded in this region:
- a CDS encoding PA0069 family radical SAM protein, whose product is MLIFLVFLSMEESNYFKGRGAQVNPNNKFFVSQYVQEHIEGLDEPFLEHVPTQLIPTHPKKIISVSDSPDLHFTQSINPYQGCEHGCIYCYARNAHEYWGFSAGLDFERKILVKYDAARLLEKQFNNVNYQPSAIMLSGNTDCYQPIERKLKITRSILEIMLRYRHPVSIISKNSLMLRDLDIIEELAKLQLISVAVTINSLSEEVRQKMEPRTVTASARLKLIEKLAGKGVPVMLMVAPIVPGINSDEMPLLIKSAAAAGARSASYTIVRLNGAIADIFKDWLYKNYPDRADKVLHGIADCHNGKLNDSEFGRRIRGEGNLAESIRDLFRLSVKQHMGKNDHPTIRTDLFQVPNRGRQLGLF
- a CDS encoding carboxylesterase family protein; the encoded protein is MYIKSVVSFLIFLTLFIQTTVAQPSPVKGETAYPFMIQLPKAEILENKPPILVFLHGRSLSGTNLNRVTRYGVLYAMAKGQEVPAIVVAPQSRGGWDPDKVMEVVDYTIKKYNADSSRIYVAGMSMGGYGTMDVAGKYPDRIAAAVAICGGGTLSYAQNLAKVPLWVQHGNKDYIVPMSESKKIVNAIKKVDADADVTLTIIPGGNHGSVERLFHQDDIYDWMFKHVKN